The region GCGGTGTCCCAGTTCGGGCTTGCCGCGATTCAGGTGATGGCATTGATTGGAGACGAGGCGCCGGAGCAGGTTCCGGAGCGGGATTAATATGGATGATCGAGCTATGACCGCGCGCTCAAACGGGACGACCAAAGGGCTGCGACCGTTACTGTTGTCTCTGATGTTTCCTTTGATGGTGCAGGCGGCCGAGATTCGGCCGCTCCCCAAATTCGACTTTGGTCTCGGCGCTGTGGCTGAGGGTTACGTCGGTATTGGGCCGGAAACGCGCTACGCTCCCGAACGGGGCTACGGCTTCGCCAGTGCCAATACGCCTGAGTGTACCGTGGCAGCGCCTGGGACAGAGGCGCTGCGAGGCGATGCCTGTGTGTCCGACGAGGCATTTACTTTTGCGATCGACGTACCCGAAGGAAATTATGAGGTAACGCTCCTGTTAGGTTCACCCGATTCCGCCGCGGAGACGACCGTAAAAGCCGAGGCACGCCGCTTGATATTGCGTCCCGTCCCGACCAAAGCCGGAGAGCAGGCGAGGGCGACCTTCACCGTCAATCGAAGGGGTCCGGCATTGGAAGAGGACCGCCGTCTTTTCTTGAACTCGCGCGAACAAGGCCCACCAATGATCGCGCACTGGGATGAGCATCTGACCATCGAATTTCTGGGCAGTCCGGCGGCGGTGTCGGCAATGACGATTCAACCGGCACCGGAGGCCACTACCGTCTTCGTGGCCGGGGACTCGACCGTCACGGATCAACGCAATGAGCCCTGGGCCGGCTGGGGGCAGATGTTGCCCGCTTTCTTTACGCCGGGTGTGGCCATTGCCAACCACGCCGAGTCGGGGCGGGCTCTGTTCAGCTTCGAATCGGAGAACCGGCTGGAGAAAGTCCTGAGTACCATGAAACGCGGGGATTACCTGTTGATTCAGTTCGGCCACAATGACCAGAAAGACCAGAGCGAGGGCGCCGGCCCTTTCACCACATACGCCGAAGATTTACGCGAGTACATTCAGGCGGTACGGGGCAAGGGCGGTATTCCCGTGTTGGTTACACCCATGGAGCGTCGCCGCTGGAGTGAAGGAAAGCCCAGTGAAACCCTCACCGACTTCGCCACAGCGGTGCGTCAGGTCGGAGAAGAGCAGGGCGTACCGGTTATCGATCTTCACGAGATGAGCCTGGCGCTTTACGCTGCTTTGGGAGAATCAGGTTCCAAAAAGGCTTTTGTACATTATCCGGCCAATACTTTTCCCAATCAGAAGCGGGCGCTGAAAGACGATACACACCACAATCCCTACGGCGCTTACCAGCTGGCTCGCGCTGTCGTAGAAGAGATTCGGAAAAAGGTGCCGGGACTGGCCAATCACTTGCGTGACGATGTGCTCCCGTTTGATCCTGCCGAGCCGGACTCCCCGAGTGCGGTCAGCATCCCGGCAAGTCCGGTGTTTCAGCTCGAGAAGCCGGAGGGTAACTGAGCGCTCCGGCGGAAGCGTTACTCCTTGAGTTGCAAAGAGCTATCGTTAATTTCGAATTCGTTGTCCTTGAGCGTCAGGATGACTTCGGCACCGGCCAGCAGAACGGGTCCGTAGCCGTGCGCGGCGTATAGATGAACCGGTCTGTAATAGTAAAAGGCCGGGTCAAAGCCCATGCCGGTGCCAACGCAAGTCCCCTCGACCTGACCGGCATCATTGACCTGTGTTGCAACCGCGTTCCAGGCAAGGAGTACTGCCGGAGAGTAGGCTTTTTTGTCGATGTAGCCCCGGTTGATGGCTCGCGCCATGGAGTAAGCGAAGATCGCCGTGGCGGACGTTTCCAGGTAAGTATCATTTCGGTCGAGCAACTGATGCCATAAGCCGGTTCCGTCCTGATATTGAACAAGCCCTCTGATATGCGCTCTCAGTTGATCCAGTACACCGGCGTAGCCGGGGTGATCCTCAGGTAGGACCTCCAGCAACTCTACCATGGCCATCACGGCCCAGCCGTTGGCTCTCCCCCAGTAGAACTCCGGGTGATCTTCCATGCCCTGCACCCAGCCGTGCATATAGAGTCCCTGGTCTTCGTTGAACATCCTCTCTGAAAACTGCTCTATCTGCTTTACCGCATCATCAAAGTATCGGCGTTCTCCGGAGTAGTGCCCCAT is a window of Marinimicrobium sp. C6131 DNA encoding:
- a CDS encoding rhamnogalacturonan acetylesterase; translation: MDDRAMTARSNGTTKGLRPLLLSLMFPLMVQAAEIRPLPKFDFGLGAVAEGYVGIGPETRYAPERGYGFASANTPECTVAAPGTEALRGDACVSDEAFTFAIDVPEGNYEVTLLLGSPDSAAETTVKAEARRLILRPVPTKAGEQARATFTVNRRGPALEEDRRLFLNSREQGPPMIAHWDEHLTIEFLGSPAAVSAMTIQPAPEATTVFVAGDSTVTDQRNEPWAGWGQMLPAFFTPGVAIANHAESGRALFSFESENRLEKVLSTMKRGDYLLIQFGHNDQKDQSEGAGPFTTYAEDLREYIQAVRGKGGIPVLVTPMERRRWSEGKPSETLTDFATAVRQVGEEQGVPVIDLHEMSLALYAALGESGSKKAFVHYPANTFPNQKRALKDDTHHNPYGAYQLARAVVEEIRKKVPGLANHLRDDVLPFDPAEPDSPSAVSIPASPVFQLEKPEGN